A genomic segment from Streptomyces sp. NBC_00654 encodes:
- a CDS encoding right-handed parallel beta-helix repeat-containing protein, whose protein sequence is MRHRVTAAALAALTAAGLTAAGTGGAQAAPTGRTHYVDCSATTGTAAADGSRARPWTGLAEANARTYGPGDRLLFRRGATCTGTLAPQGGGSARAPFTIADYGPGAARARLDGAGAHDVVLLSNTQYVHLRDLEITNADNPGSERNGVRLRLTDYGTARGFSISGLYIHDVRGGDFKTLTGSSAIHIAVEGTAKASRYDGLDIGYNRIENVDREGIYFKSTFSKRDLVGQQQDPNVYPGEWTPSTGVRIHHNTLKSLAGDGMKLDTTSGARVDHNRIDGFQLRSPSANAGIWTFNTDDTTIEYNEVSGGGNTHDGMSFDADGASRNTVFQYNYSHDNKGGFLLVCPYSGARTIGTVARYNVSRNDGARLIQNCWGPILDTRIHNNTFVNSAETVPGYLVQDDAGSPATTQHELSIRNNLFVSEGTGGYAFKNPTAGLSFDHNAFHGIGMTRPDPGGITADPKLRPDFRLGKGSPALAAGAEIEDNGGKDYFGNRLKPGAPNIGAYAGRGVR, encoded by the coding sequence GTGAGACATCGCGTCACCGCGGCCGCGCTCGCCGCCCTGACCGCCGCCGGTCTGACCGCCGCAGGCACCGGCGGCGCGCAGGCCGCGCCCACCGGCCGTACCCACTACGTCGACTGCTCCGCCACCACCGGCACGGCAGCGGCCGACGGCAGCAGGGCACGGCCCTGGACCGGCCTCGCCGAGGCGAACGCCCGGACCTACGGCCCCGGCGACCGGCTGCTCTTCCGGCGCGGCGCCACCTGCACCGGCACCCTCGCCCCGCAGGGCGGCGGCTCCGCCCGCGCCCCGTTCACCATCGCCGACTACGGCCCCGGCGCTGCCCGCGCCCGGCTCGACGGCGCGGGCGCCCACGATGTCGTACTGCTCTCCAACACGCAGTACGTCCACCTCCGCGACCTGGAGATCACCAACGCCGACAACCCCGGCAGCGAGCGCAACGGCGTCCGCCTCCGGCTCACCGACTACGGCACCGCCCGCGGCTTCAGCATCTCGGGCCTCTACATCCACGATGTGCGGGGTGGCGACTTCAAGACACTGACCGGCTCCAGCGCGATCCACATCGCGGTCGAGGGCACGGCGAAGGCCAGCCGGTACGACGGTCTCGACATCGGCTACAACCGGATCGAGAACGTCGACCGCGAGGGCATCTACTTCAAGTCCACCTTCTCCAAGCGCGATCTGGTCGGCCAGCAGCAGGACCCGAACGTCTACCCGGGGGAGTGGACGCCCAGCACCGGCGTCCGCATCCACCACAACACCCTCAAGTCCCTGGCGGGCGACGGCATGAAGCTGGACACCACCAGCGGCGCCCGCGTCGACCACAACCGGATCGACGGGTTCCAGCTCCGCTCGCCCTCCGCCAACGCGGGCATCTGGACCTTCAACACGGACGACACGACCATCGAGTACAACGAGGTCTCGGGCGGCGGCAACACCCACGACGGCATGTCCTTCGACGCCGACGGCGCCTCCCGGAACACGGTCTTCCAGTACAACTACAGCCACGACAACAAGGGCGGCTTCCTGCTGGTCTGCCCGTACAGCGGAGCCAGGACCATCGGCACGGTCGCCCGCTACAACGTCAGCCGCAACGACGGCGCGCGCCTCATCCAGAACTGCTGGGGCCCGATCCTCGACACCCGGATCCACAACAACACCTTCGTCAACAGCGCGGAGACGGTGCCCGGTTACCTCGTCCAGGACGACGCCGGCAGCCCCGCCACCACGCAGCACGAACTGTCCATCCGCAACAACCTCTTCGTGAGCGAGGGCACCGGCGGCTACGCCTTCAAGAACCCGACCGCCGGACTCTCGTTCGACCACAACGCCTTCCACGGCATCGGCATGACCCGCCCCGACCCCGGTGGCATCACGGCCGACCCGAAGCTGCGCCCCGACTTCCGGCTGGGCAAGGGCTCGCCCGCCCTCGCCGCCGGAGCCGAGATCGAGGACAACGGCGGCAAGGACTACTTCGGCAACAGGCTGAAGCCCGGCGCCCCCAACATCGGCGCCTACGCGGGCCGCGGCGTCCGATAG
- a CDS encoding SDR family oxidoreductase, whose translation MTTALITGATAGIGAAFARRLAGDGHNLVLVARDTERLRVQATELHDRHGIEAEVLSADLSQDSGIAAVEARLEDSRHPVDLLVNNAGFGNKGRYLDVPVADELMMLKVHCEAVLRLTSAAAAGMRERGRGGVINVASVAAFLPRGTYGASKAWVVQFTQGTAKDLAGSGVRLMALCPGFVRTEFHDRAGMGTGNIPGWMWLDADKLVAAALSDLARGRSVSIPDPRYKALMGLVKVTPRGLLGGVSSRTGRKYGPQ comes from the coding sequence ATGACGACTGCACTGATTACGGGCGCGACGGCGGGGATCGGGGCCGCTTTCGCGCGGCGGCTCGCGGGCGACGGGCACAACCTGGTGCTGGTGGCCCGTGACACCGAGCGGCTGCGGGTCCAGGCCACCGAACTGCACGACCGGCACGGCATCGAGGCCGAGGTGCTGAGCGCCGATCTGTCCCAGGACTCCGGGATCGCGGCCGTCGAGGCGCGGCTGGAGGACTCCCGGCACCCGGTCGACCTGCTGGTCAACAACGCCGGTTTCGGCAACAAGGGGCGCTATCTGGATGTGCCCGTCGCCGATGAGCTGATGATGCTGAAGGTGCACTGCGAGGCGGTGCTGCGGCTGACCTCGGCGGCGGCCGCCGGGATGCGGGAGCGGGGCCGGGGCGGAGTCATCAACGTGGCCTCCGTCGCGGCGTTCCTGCCGCGCGGGACGTACGGGGCGTCGAAGGCGTGGGTCGTGCAGTTCACCCAGGGCACGGCGAAGGACCTGGCGGGGTCGGGGGTCAGGCTGATGGCGCTCTGCCCCGGTTTCGTCCGTACGGAGTTCCATGACCGCGCCGGGATGGGGACGGGCAACATCCCGGGCTGGATGTGGCTGGACGCCGACAAGCTGGTGGCGGCGGCGCTCTCGGATCTGGCGCGCGGCAGGTCGGTGTCGATTCCGGACCCGCGCTACAAGGCGCTGATGGGACTGGTCAAGGTCACGCCTCGCGGCCTGCTCGGAGGGGTCTCCTCCAGGACAGGCCGCAAGTACGGACCTCAGTGA
- a CDS encoding MOSC domain-containing protein — protein MKLLTVNVGIPRPSAHSDAPTGIDKRPVEGPVRVADPGAKGIGGSGVGGDAVCDLRHHGGSDQAVYAFAREELDGWERVLGGRALPNGAFGENLTTLGIDVSGARIGERWRIGSGLVLEVTSGRIPCRTFAGHVGEKGWVKRFTEAAAPGAYLRVIEPGTVHAGDPVEIVHRPDHDITVALQFRAVTTERDLLPRLLAAGDALHPEAARKARAYVEEHGRGPSGA, from the coding sequence ATGAAGCTACTGACCGTCAATGTGGGGATCCCCCGCCCCTCCGCCCACTCCGATGCCCCCACCGGGATCGACAAACGGCCCGTCGAGGGGCCGGTACGGGTCGCCGACCCGGGCGCGAAGGGGATCGGCGGCAGCGGGGTCGGCGGGGACGCGGTGTGCGATCTGCGCCACCACGGCGGCAGCGACCAGGCCGTGTACGCCTTCGCCCGCGAGGAGCTGGACGGCTGGGAGCGGGTGCTGGGCGGGCGGGCGCTCCCCAACGGGGCGTTCGGCGAGAATCTGACGACCCTGGGCATCGACGTGAGCGGCGCGAGGATCGGCGAACGCTGGCGGATCGGCTCCGGCCTGGTGCTGGAGGTGACCTCGGGCCGCATTCCCTGCCGGACGTTCGCGGGCCATGTCGGCGAGAAGGGCTGGGTCAAGCGGTTCACCGAGGCGGCCGCCCCGGGCGCGTACCTCCGGGTGATCGAGCCGGGCACGGTCCACGCCGGGGACCCGGTGGAGATCGTGCACCGCCCGGACCACGACATCACGGTGGCCCTGCAGTTCCGGGCGGTGACGACCGAACGGGATCTGCTGCCCCGCCTGTTGGCCGCCGGGGACGCGCTGCACCCCGAGGCGGCGCGCAAGGCGCGGGCGTACGTCGAGGAGCACGGCCGGGGGCCGTCCGGCGCATAG
- a CDS encoding LysR family transcriptional regulator → MIEARHLRVLRAVATTGSFSAAARELGCTQPAVSQQMKALESSAGTTLLIRTGREMRLTQAGEALVRHASGILAGLTAAEEEVAAIAGLRAGRVRLVSFPSGSSTLVPGALAALRAEHPGTRVSLVEAEPPRSVEMLRDGDCDIALAFRYGTSGGEWDDLVARPLLTDRLIGLVPDGHRLAGARSVGIGELADEPWIAGCPRCRRQLVEVCEESGFTPRIDFATDDYPAVIGLVGAGLGVAVLPALAIESVRPKGARTISVEPAIEREIVALTLPDLARVPAVAATLDQLSLAAAR, encoded by the coding sequence GTGATCGAAGCCCGTCATCTCCGTGTCCTGCGCGCCGTGGCCACCACCGGTTCCTTCTCCGCCGCCGCGCGCGAACTGGGCTGCACCCAGCCCGCCGTCAGCCAGCAGATGAAGGCGCTGGAGTCCTCCGCGGGCACCACGCTGCTGATCCGTACGGGCCGCGAGATGCGCCTCACCCAGGCGGGCGAGGCGCTGGTACGGCACGCCTCCGGCATCCTGGCCGGGCTGACCGCCGCCGAGGAGGAGGTCGCCGCCATCGCCGGGCTGCGGGCGGGCCGGGTCCGGCTCGTCTCGTTCCCCAGCGGCAGCTCCACCCTGGTCCCCGGCGCCCTCGCCGCGCTGCGCGCGGAGCACCCCGGCACGCGGGTCTCCCTCGTCGAGGCCGAGCCGCCGAGATCGGTGGAGATGCTGCGCGACGGCGACTGCGACATCGCGCTGGCCTTCCGGTACGGGACCTCCGGCGGCGAATGGGACGACCTGGTCGCACGCCCCCTGCTCACCGACCGGCTGATCGGCCTGGTCCCGGACGGGCACCGGCTGGCCGGGGCGCGGAGCGTGGGCATCGGCGAACTGGCCGACGAGCCGTGGATCGCCGGATGCCCGCGCTGCCGCCGCCAGCTCGTGGAGGTCTGCGAGGAGTCCGGCTTCACCCCCCGGATCGACTTCGCCACGGACGACTACCCGGCGGTGATCGGCCTGGTCGGCGCGGGACTGGGGGTGGCGGTGCTCCCGGCGCTGGCGATCGAGTCGGTACGCCCCAAGGGGGCGCGCACCATCTCGGTGGAGCCGGCCATCGAGCGCGAGATCGTGGCGCTGACCCTGCCGGACCTGGCGCGGGTCCCGGCGGTGGCGGCCACCCTGGACCAGCTGTCCCTGGCGGCCGCCCGCTGA
- a CDS encoding WhiB family transcriptional regulator → MADFSRLPGPNADLWDWQLLAACRGVDSSLFFHPEGERGAARSARETSAKEVCMRCPVRAECAAHALAVREPYGVWGGLTEDEREELMGRARNRLITATPSGAAHGSGRA, encoded by the coding sequence ATGGCAGATTTCTCCCGCCTTCCCGGACCCAATGCAGATCTGTGGGACTGGCAGCTTCTGGCCGCCTGCCGAGGGGTCGACAGCTCACTGTTCTTCCACCCGGAAGGTGAGCGCGGGGCGGCTCGGAGCGCACGCGAGACCTCGGCGAAGGAGGTGTGCATGCGCTGCCCGGTACGCGCCGAGTGCGCGGCACACGCGCTGGCGGTACGGGAGCCCTACGGAGTGTGGGGCGGCCTGACCGAGGACGAGCGCGAAGAGCTCATGGGCCGCGCACGCAACCGGCTGATCACGGCGACCCCGTCGGGCGCCGCCCACGGATCCGGACGCGCCTGA
- a CDS encoding response regulator transcription factor, with amino-acid sequence MTSVLVCDDSPLAREALRRAVATVPGVERVTTAANGEEVLRRWGADRSDLILMDVRMPGLGGVETVRRLLSADPGARIIMLTVAEDLDGVALAVAAGARGYLHKDASRAELRATVTQALADPTWRLAPRRLRSAEMGAAPTLTAREIQVLEGMSHGRSNAEIGRELFLSEDTVKTHARRLFKKLGASDRAHAVALGFRWGLVR; translated from the coding sequence ATGACATCCGTCCTCGTCTGCGACGACTCCCCGCTTGCCCGAGAAGCGCTCCGTCGCGCGGTGGCCACTGTGCCCGGCGTCGAGCGCGTGACGACGGCGGCCAACGGCGAGGAAGTCCTCCGCCGCTGGGGTGCCGATCGTTCGGATCTGATTCTGATGGACGTACGCATGCCCGGTCTGGGGGGTGTGGAGACGGTCCGGCGGCTGCTCTCCGCTGACCCCGGGGCCCGGATCATCATGCTGACCGTCGCCGAGGACCTGGACGGGGTCGCGCTCGCGGTCGCCGCCGGGGCCCGCGGCTATCTGCACAAGGACGCCTCGCGCGCCGAGCTGCGGGCCACCGTGACCCAGGCGCTGGCCGATCCGACGTGGCGGCTCGCCCCGCGCCGGCTGCGGTCCGCCGAGATGGGGGCGGCCCCCACGCTCACCGCGCGGGAGATCCAGGTGCTCGAAGGCATGAGTCACGGCCGTTCCAACGCGGAGATCGGGCGCGAGCTCTTCCTCTCCGAGGACACGGTGAAGACGCACGCCAGGAGGCTGTTCAAGAAGCTCGGCGCCTCGGACCGCGCCCACGCGGTGGCGCTCGGCTTCCGCTGGGGTCTGGTCCGCTGA
- a CDS encoding sigma-70 family RNA polymerase sigma factor yields the protein MRDDETTVIGALVHRAVEGDAQATHDLLAHVHPLALRYCRSRLNRLPGDARHFVEDLAQEVCVAVLMALPRYKDTGRPFEAFVFAIAGHKVADLQRAAMRHPGSTAVPSDEMPERPDDSLGPEERALLSSDAAWAKKLLANLPENQRELLVLRVAVGLTAEETGQMLGMSPGAVRVAQHRALSRLRALAGQ from the coding sequence ATGCGCGACGACGAGACAACGGTGATCGGTGCTCTGGTGCACCGTGCCGTCGAAGGCGACGCGCAGGCCACCCACGATCTGCTGGCCCATGTCCACCCCCTCGCCCTGCGCTACTGCAGGTCCCGGCTGAACCGGCTGCCCGGTGATGCTCGCCACTTCGTGGAGGACCTGGCGCAGGAGGTCTGTGTCGCGGTCCTGATGGCGCTGCCGCGCTACAAGGACACCGGCAGGCCCTTCGAAGCCTTCGTCTTCGCCATCGCGGGCCACAAGGTCGCCGACCTCCAGCGGGCCGCCATGCGGCACCCGGGGTCGACGGCCGTCCCCTCCGACGAGATGCCGGAGCGGCCCGACGATTCCCTCGGCCCCGAAGAGCGCGCGCTGCTCAGCAGCGACGCGGCCTGGGCGAAGAAGCTCCTCGCCAACCTTCCGGAGAACCAGCGGGAACTGCTGGTCCTGCGGGTCGCGGTCGGTCTGACCGCGGAGGAGACCGGGCAGATGCTCGGAATGTCCCCGGGCGCGGTCCGGGTCGCCCAGCACCGCGCGCTCAGCAGGCTGCGGGCCCTCGCCGGGCAGTAG
- the guaB gene encoding IMP dehydrogenase: MTANVDGVPEKFATLGLTYDDVLLLPGASDMAPDQIDTSSYISKNVRVNIPLLSAAMDKVTEARMAIAMARQGGAGVLHRNLSIADQANQVDLVKRSESGMVTDPITVHPDATLSEANDLCAKFRISGVPVTDPAGKLLGIVTNRDMAFEPDRTRQVREVMTPMPLVTGKVGISGVDAMELLRRHKIEKLPLVDEAGVLKGLITVKDFVKAEKYPNAAKDKGGRLLVGAAVGVAGDAYERAQALIEAGVDFIVVDTAHGHSRLVGDMVAKIKSNASVDVIGGNIATRDGAQALIDAGVDGIKVGVGPGSICTTRVVAGIGVPQVTAIYEASLAAKAAGVPVIGDGGLQYSGDIAKALVAGADTVMLGSLLAGCEESPGELLFINGKQFKSYRGMGSLAAMQTRGDRKSFSKDRYFQEGVASDEKLVPEGIEGQVPYRGPLSAVVHQLTGGLRQSMFYVGGRTVPELQSNGRFVRITSAGLKESHPHDIQMTVEAPNYSRK; the protein is encoded by the coding sequence ATGACTGCAAACGTCGACGGAGTGCCCGAGAAATTCGCGACGCTCGGGCTGACATACGACGACGTGCTGCTGCTGCCCGGCGCGTCCGACATGGCGCCCGACCAGATCGATACCTCCTCGTACATCTCGAAGAACGTACGGGTGAACATCCCGCTGCTCTCCGCGGCGATGGACAAGGTCACCGAAGCACGCATGGCCATCGCCATGGCCCGGCAGGGCGGCGCGGGCGTACTGCACCGCAATCTCTCCATCGCCGACCAGGCCAACCAGGTCGACCTGGTCAAGCGCTCCGAGTCCGGCATGGTCACCGACCCGATCACGGTGCACCCCGACGCCACGCTCAGCGAGGCGAACGACCTGTGCGCCAAGTTCCGCATCAGCGGTGTCCCGGTCACCGACCCGGCGGGCAAGCTCCTCGGCATCGTCACCAACCGTGACATGGCCTTCGAGCCCGACCGCACGCGCCAGGTGCGCGAGGTCATGACGCCGATGCCGCTGGTCACCGGCAAGGTCGGCATCTCCGGCGTGGACGCCATGGAGCTGCTGCGCCGCCACAAGATCGAGAAGCTGCCGCTGGTCGACGAGGCGGGCGTCCTCAAGGGCCTCATCACCGTCAAGGACTTCGTCAAGGCCGAGAAGTACCCGAACGCGGCCAAGGACAAGGGCGGCCGGCTGCTCGTCGGCGCGGCCGTCGGTGTCGCGGGCGACGCCTACGAGCGTGCCCAGGCGCTCATCGAGGCGGGTGTCGACTTCATCGTCGTCGACACCGCCCACGGCCACTCCCGGCTGGTCGGCGACATGGTCGCCAAGATCAAGTCGAACGCGTCGGTCGATGTCATCGGTGGCAACATCGCCACCCGTGACGGCGCCCAGGCGCTGATCGACGCCGGTGTGGACGGCATCAAGGTCGGCGTCGGCCCCGGCTCCATCTGTACGACGCGTGTGGTCGCCGGTATCGGCGTTCCGCAGGTCACCGCGATCTACGAGGCCTCGCTCGCCGCCAAGGCGGCCGGTGTCCCGGTCATCGGCGACGGCGGCCTCCAGTACTCGGGCGACATCGCCAAGGCCCTGGTGGCCGGCGCGGACACCGTGATGCTCGGCTCGCTGCTCGCGGGCTGCGAGGAGTCCCCGGGCGAACTGCTCTTCATCAACGGCAAGCAGTTCAAGTCGTACCGCGGCATGGGCTCGCTCGCCGCGATGCAGACCCGCGGCGACCGCAAGTCCTTCTCCAAGGACCGCTACTTCCAGGAGGGCGTCGCCTCCGACGAGAAGCTGGTCCCCGAGGGCATCGAGGGCCAGGTGCCCTACCGGGGCCCGCTCTCCGCGGTCGTCCACCAGCTCACCGGCGGTCTGCGCCAGTCGATGTTCTACGTCGGCGGCCGTACCGTGCCGGAGCTCCAGTCCAACGGCCGGTTCGTACGGATCACCTCGGCGGGTCTCAAGGAGAGCCACCCGCACGACATCCAGATGACTGTCGAAGCGCCGAACTACAGCAGGAAGTAA
- a CDS encoding GuaB3 family IMP dehydrogenase-related protein: MTEIEIGRGKRGRRAYAFDDIAVVPSRRTRDPKEVSIAWQIDAYRFELPFLAAPMDSVVSPQHAIRIGELGGLGVLNLEGLWTRHADPQPLLDEIAEMPVESATRRLQEIYSAPIQEELIGQRIKEVRDSGVVTAAALSPQRTAQFSKAVVDAGVDIFVIRGTTVSAEHVSGAAEPLNLKQFIYELDVPVIVGGCATYTAALHLMRTGAAGVLVGFGGGAAHTTRNVFGIQVPMATAVADVAGARRDYMDESGGRYVHVIADGGVGWSGDLPKAIACGADAVMMGSPLARATDAPGRGRHWGMEAVHEDVPRGKLVDLGSVGTTEEVLTGPSHTPDGSMNIFGALRRAMATTGYSDLKEFQRVEVTVADSQHRR, translated from the coding sequence GTGACTGAGATCGAGATCGGGCGCGGCAAGCGCGGCCGCCGGGCATACGCATTCGACGACATCGCCGTCGTACCGAGCCGCCGCACCCGCGACCCGAAGGAGGTCTCGATCGCCTGGCAGATCGACGCCTACCGCTTCGAGCTGCCGTTCCTGGCCGCTCCCATGGACTCCGTGGTCTCTCCGCAGCACGCCATCCGGATCGGCGAGCTCGGCGGCCTGGGCGTGCTCAACCTGGAAGGGCTGTGGACCCGGCACGCCGACCCGCAGCCGCTGCTCGACGAGATCGCCGAGATGCCCGTCGAGTCCGCGACCCGGCGGCTCCAGGAGATCTACTCCGCGCCGATCCAGGAAGAGCTGATCGGGCAGCGCATCAAGGAGGTGCGCGACTCCGGTGTCGTCACCGCCGCCGCGCTCTCGCCGCAGCGCACCGCCCAGTTCTCCAAGGCCGTCGTCGACGCGGGTGTGGACATCTTCGTCATCCGCGGTACGACGGTCTCCGCCGAGCATGTCTCGGGTGCGGCCGAACCGCTCAACCTGAAGCAGTTCATCTACGAGCTGGACGTTCCGGTGATCGTCGGCGGCTGTGCCACGTACACCGCGGCCCTGCACCTGATGCGCACCGGCGCGGCCGGTGTCCTGGTGGGCTTCGGCGGCGGCGCCGCGCACACCACGCGCAACGTCTTCGGCATCCAGGTCCCGATGGCGACCGCGGTCGCCGATGTGGCCGGGGCCCGCCGCGACTACATGGACGAGTCCGGCGGCCGGTACGTCCACGTGATCGCGGACGGTGGCGTCGGCTGGTCCGGCGACCTGCCCAAGGCCATCGCCTGCGGCGCGGACGCCGTGATGATGGGCTCCCCGCTGGCCCGTGCGACGGACGCCCCCGGGCGTGGCCGGCACTGGGGCATGGAGGCCGTCCACGAGGACGTGCCGCGCGGCAAGCTGGTGGACCTGGGCTCGGTCGGGACGACGGAGGAGGTCCTCACCGGGCCTTCGCACACCCCCGACGGCTCGATGAACATCTTCGGCGCCCTGCGCCGCGCGATGGCCACCACGGGCTACAGCGACCTCAAGGAGTTCCAGCGCGTCGAGGTGACGGTGGCGGACTCGCAGCACCGCCGCTGA
- a CDS encoding nucleotide sugar dehydrogenase has translation MPADLAVIGLGHLGLPLAQAAVAAGIDTVGYDTDPRPCTELAAGRTPVEGSLTASDIRRMLSGGFRPTSNAAELGRVRTAVICAPTPLGADRTLDLTALGDAARALAARLRPHTTVLLESSVPPGTTENFLRPLLEEGSGLRAGRDFHLACSPSRLDPGNRTHIYANTPKVIGGLTSACTESAAAFYGRLTDKVVRARGPREAEMTKVLETNFRHVNIALVNEMAVLCHDLGVDLWDVIRCAETKPFGFQPFRPGPGVGGHGAPVDPGYLPYSTRTPGHPLRMVSLAQEINDRMPSYVIQRCATLLNEHGKSVRGARVLLLGVTYKPDSADQEASPAREIATRLMDMGAQIGYHDPHVLDWRVRELPVPRADSLYEAAAGADLTVLLQQHRTYDLQGLAVKAQLLLDTRGATPAGAAHRL, from the coding sequence ATGCCCGCAGACCTCGCCGTCATCGGACTCGGTCACCTCGGCCTGCCCCTCGCCCAGGCCGCCGTCGCCGCCGGCATCGACACCGTCGGTTACGACACCGACCCACGCCCCTGCACGGAACTCGCCGCGGGCCGCACCCCCGTCGAGGGCTCCCTCACCGCCTCCGACATCCGCCGGATGCTCTCCGGGGGCTTCCGGCCCACCAGCAACGCGGCCGAACTCGGCCGGGTCCGTACCGCCGTGATCTGCGCCCCGACCCCGCTCGGCGCCGACCGCACCCTCGACCTCACGGCGCTGGGCGACGCGGCCCGCGCGCTGGCCGCCCGGCTGCGGCCGCACACCACCGTCCTGCTGGAGTCGTCCGTCCCCCCGGGCACCACCGAGAACTTCCTGCGCCCCCTGCTCGAAGAGGGCTCGGGCCTGCGCGCCGGACGCGACTTCCACCTCGCGTGCTCCCCCAGCCGGCTCGACCCCGGCAACCGCACCCACATCTACGCCAACACCCCCAAGGTCATCGGCGGCCTCACCTCCGCCTGCACCGAATCGGCCGCTGCCTTCTACGGCCGGCTCACCGACAAGGTCGTCCGGGCGCGCGGGCCCCGCGAGGCCGAGATGACCAAGGTCCTGGAGACCAACTTCCGGCACGTCAACATCGCCCTGGTCAACGAGATGGCGGTGCTCTGCCACGACCTCGGCGTCGATCTGTGGGACGTCATCCGGTGCGCCGAGACCAAGCCCTTCGGCTTCCAGCCCTTCCGGCCGGGACCCGGCGTCGGCGGCCACGGCGCCCCGGTCGACCCCGGCTACCTCCCGTACAGCACCCGCACCCCCGGCCACCCCCTGCGCATGGTCTCGCTCGCCCAGGAGATCAACGACCGCATGCCGAGCTATGTGATCCAGCGCTGCGCCACCCTGCTGAACGAGCACGGCAAGTCCGTGCGCGGCGCCAGGGTCCTGCTCCTGGGCGTCACCTACAAGCCGGACAGCGCCGACCAGGAGGCCTCCCCCGCCCGCGAGATCGCGACCCGGCTGATGGACATGGGCGCGCAGATCGGCTACCACGACCCGCACGTCCTGGACTGGCGCGTCCGCGAGCTGCCCGTGCCGCGCGCCGACTCGCTGTACGAGGCCGCCGCCGGCGCCGACCTGACCGTACTGCTCCAGCAGCACCGCACCTACGACCTCCAGGGCCTCGCGGTGAAGGCCCAGCTTCTCCTGGACACCCGGGGAGCCACCCCCGCCGGAGCCGCGCACCGGCTCTGA